The Sulfurospirillum sp. UCH001 genome segment TTCTACAAGGTTGTTTTTTAATGTATGTGATTTTGTAATTTGCTCATTAAAAAAATTTTGAGTATGAAAGTAGTTCATTCCATAAATGAGTCCCATAATAAGAAAAGAGACAAAAATCGTTAAAAAGCCGAGATAAAAACGATGCGCGATGGAAAGTTGTTTAAGATAGTGAATAAAAAGATGTGGCATAAATGTCTCCAAAACGAAAATTAAGATGAAGTTTAAATAAAATTGATTGCAAAATTATTACTTCGCTTATTTTTTAAACATTTTGTGCAACGCATTTACAACGAACCACCGATATACTTCAAATAGAGAATAGCCACTAAAAGGAGTGCTTATGTCATTTAAAGCCAAGATTATCCTAACCATCTCCGTATTGATGTTTTTAAGTTTGAGTATCTTTAGCATGGTAAGCTATATGGATACGAAAAAGAACAGCATTATCCAAATTGAAAATAGTTTGAAAATGGCATCGCGGGCATTGACAGATTATATTGATGTTTGGTCTGCAGGTAAAAAAAGCGGTATGGAAAGTTCTGCAAGAACATTGAGCGATATATCGACGATGGATGAAGCAGAAGTTCGTGCAAAACTTCAAGAGACAACCAAAACCTTGGGCGGTTTTGATACAACAGTAGGTTTAGAAACAGGAAAAGCGATTACCGGCACAGGCACACCACTCCCTGCTGGGTATGACCCAAGGGTTAGAGGCTGGTATAAGACGGTTAAGGCTTCTGGAAAAGTGGGCGTAACGGATGCGTATGTCGATGCTACCACCAATAAACTTATCGTCTCTTTTATGGCGCCAATTATTAAAAATGGAACATTTTTAGGAGCCGTTGTTATGGACATTGCTCTTGATACCTTAGTGAAAGCAACTGCAGATGTTAACTTTAATGGTGGGTATGGCGTACTGTTTGATACAAAACAAGTGATTATTGCGCACCCAAATAAAGATTTGTTGGGTAAAGAGTTACCTTCTATCTTGCCGGAGCTTAGTAAAAAACTAGAAGGCAAAAAAGATGGATTGATTGAATATACATACAATAACGATCAAAAAGTATTTGCTTTCAAAGTTTCATCTGAGACAGGTTGGACGCCAAGCATTACCTTTGATAAAGATGTCGCCTATAGCTTTTTATCCGCACAAATGAAACAACTCATCCTTGTAGGTTTTGTAATGCTTATTCTCTCCATCGGAGTGATGATTGTGCTAATTAAAGCTCTACTCAAACCACTGGATAACCTCAATGGTGTAGTACAAGAGCTCTCAAGTAGTGAAGGTGATCTTAGACAAAGACTTTCTGTTGCTTCCAATGATGAATTTGCTCAAGTGTCACGTAACATTAATAAATTCATTGAAAAGCTTCATGAGATTGTGAAAAAGTCTAAAACGATTAGTAATGAAAATGCCTCTATCTCAGAAGAACTCTCACGTACCGCATCAGAAGTCGTACGTAATGTAGACACAGAGTCTAAAATCGTTGAGAGTACAAAAGAAGAAGGTATTGCATTAGTTAAAAGTATTGAAACCTCTGTTGTAAAAGCCAAAGATTCTCAAAAAGCACTCAGTGCTACTCAAAAAGATATCTCTGATGTAAAAGCTAAAGTAGAACAACTCGAATACACCATGCAAGCCACAGCTGCAAAAGAGCAAAACTTGGCTGAACGTCTTAATACAGTAAGCCATAATGCCAATGAAGTCAAAGATGTTCTAAACATCATTAGAGATATTGCCGATCAAACCAACCTTTTAGCCCTCAATGCAGCGATTGAAGCTGCAAGGGCAGGAGAGCATGGACGTGGTTTTGCCGTGGTTGCCGATGAAGTACGAAAGTTGGCTGAGAGAACACAAAAAAGCTTGGTTGAGATTGATGCAACCATCAATGTGGTGGTTCAATCCATTATGGATGCCAATACTGATATTGCTGCCAATGCAGGAGAAGTCAATGCATTAGCATCTATCTCTATAGAACTTCAAGATGGTATGAACAGTGTCGAAACCATTATTCATAAAACCATTGATGAATCACACCATACAGTTAATGACTTTATCGATACCGCTTCTAAAATCAAAAAGATTGTGGATGAGATCGAGAAGATCAATACCATCTCTAAAGAGAATGTTGGAAGTATCGATAATGTCTCTCAAGCCTCTGAACACCTTCATGTGATGACTGAAAACCTTAACAACGAACTGGGTAAGTTTAAGTCGTAAGGAAACCTTTTTTCTCTTGAAATTGCCTACGCTGTGTTACATCGCGTGGGCAATTTAAGCTTTGGACGTGTACAATCTTTGTAAAAAATTTTATAGAGAGTGTCCATGTTAAACAAAGAACTACTTTCTGGACTCTATGTCCTAACCGATGCAACGTTAACTCCAGAAGAGACAATGCTTGACCAAATCGAGCGTGTTTTAAAATGCGGTGTCAATGTCATTCAATACCGCGATAAATACGCAAGTGAGGAAGAGGCTGAAAAACAGTGTCTAAGACTTCAAGCGTTATGTGACTACTATGAGGCAATTTTTATCATTGATGATAGACTTGAACTTGCACATAGAATCAATGCCGATGGTTTGCATATCGGCGAAGATGATGTGACCTATGAAGAGGCACGCGCACTTTTAGGCAATGAAAAAATCATTGGAGTTTCCTGTTATGGAAACATTGAACGTGCCCAAAAATACGCTAATTTAGGTGCAGATTATGTGGCGTTTGGCTCATTCTTCCCATCTCCTACCAAACCGCATGCTAAAGTCGTTGAACCAGAAATACTCAAGATTGCAAAAGAAAAACTGAATGTACCTATTTGTGCTATTGGTGGCATTAATGAAGAAAACATAACGTTGCTTTCGCGTTACAACATTGAAATGTATTCACTTATCAGTGCCGTATATAAAGACGATGCCATTGAGGAAAATTTAAAAAAATTACACGCAAAAATCTAGAGGAGTCTTTATGGTTATAGAAAAGTTTGATGTCTCCATCACTAATGCAAGTAAAGGAATGGCATTGATGCTTATTTTGTGGCATCATCTTTTCTATGAGAAGCCAGAATCTGGTTTTATCGTTTTTCAAACAGCTCTTTTAGCCAAAGTATGTGTGGGTATCTATGTTGTGCTAAGCGGATACGGTTTAGCAGAATCGATAAAGAAAAAAGGGCTTGAATTAGGCGCATTTTATAAACGTCGTTTGCTCAAGTTATATATGAATTATTGGCTGATAGCACTTATTTTTGTTCCTTTTGGAGCATGGTTTATGGACAGAACGCTCTCTAGTGTCTATGGGGAGCACGTATTTCAAGGTTTTATCATTCAGATGTTAGGGCTTCATATGTTTACATGGGTCAGTTATGGCTACAATGCGACATGGTGGTTTATGAGCCTCATCATTGTTTTATATGCGATTTTCCCTTTTGTGTATACATTGACTAAAAAATTTCATCTTTGGTTTTTAGCGTTTACTGCGGTGCTTTTGTTTGTACCTATTCCACTCGTGAATGACTGGATATTTCCATTTTCTGTGGGTGTCTATCTTTCTCAAAAAGATGGCTTTGTCAAAATGCTCATTTGGTTTGACAAACAAGGGCGTTGGCGCTTTTTAACCTTGGCAATTTTTACGGCATTTGTAGCATGGTATCGTCAAAATGGTTGGTATTTTGACAGTATACGAGCCGATACTTTCTTTGCGATTTTACTCATTCTTTGGACAACAGAATTGGTTGTTTTTTCTTCATGGGCGAAGAGGGCATTTGAGTTCGTAGGAATTCATTCGTTCAATATCTTTTTATTCCACACATTCATTTACTATTACTATTTTCCTGAGTTTATCTACAAATTTCATAACCCTGTGTTGATTTTTGCAGTACTTTTAGGCGTGTGCTTGCTCGTTTCTGTAGGGATTGAGAGTTTTAAGAAGAAGATAGGATTTGATAAACTGATCTGATAGATGAATAAGATGCCCTAATTTAGGGCATCTTATTAAAGTGTAGTTTTTTGAACAAACTTCTCGCTTAAATGGTTAAACTCAGCACTCTCTACCCAAGTTTGAGGGGTTGAGATATACTCAATCACATTTTCCAAAAGAACATAATGCGCTCTTTCTTCTTCTGCAATGCGTAAAAAGGCCTGTTTTTGTTCTCCCTCTTCAAGCATTAGTGCTTTTTCGGTATAAAATTTGTAGCTATTTTCTTCAGAACGTAGCGCATTTTTATAAAACTCTATTTGATCTTGACTGAAATTAGGGAGTTGATTTTCTTTTTGCATTTTCTCAAAGATATTTTTAGTGTTCTTAAAAATATCAACACTGGATTGTGTAGGGATGATCTGATTTTTGCTCATTTTTTCAAACACAACGTAATGTTTGACCTCTTCATCGGCAAGCATTGTCAAAATAGACTTGACACCAGGATCCTCTGTTTTGGATGCTAAATCGCGGTAGTATTTCTCTCCATCTTTTTCGACTTTCATCGCATATTCATAGACATTCATCGTACACCCCTTTGTTTTGGTTTTGATACTAAGATAAATCTATACTCATTTTATAAGAAAGCTATGATAAAAATCTGATAAAGAATTCGGCTTAATTTATCATTGAAAATAAAAAAAGCCTAAAAATTATAAAGGCATTTTGAGTTCGTGATTTTCAATCCACGTTACAGGGTCCATAGCAAATGTCAGAAGATTTTGAAGCAAAATCATATGTTCTCTTTCTTCTTCTGCAATACGTAAAAATGCCTCTTTTTGTTTTCCATCTTCAAGCATATTACCTTTTTCCATATAAAATTTGTAGCTGTTCTCTTCCGTACGAAGAGCACTTCTAAATGACTCTATATAAGAACGAGAAAAAGAAAAATGAGGATTTTCTTCGCGCATTTTACGAAACAATGCAAGCGTATGCTTGATTAAATGTGTTGAATGTTGTGTCGTAAAAGATTGCTGTTTATTCATTTTCTCAAAAATAATATAGTGCTTGATCTCTTCTTCTGCAAGCATGATAAAAATGCTTTTGATTCCTTTGTCTTCGATTTTTTCAGCAAGTTCGCGATAAAAACGTTCACCATCTTTTTCAAGCTTCATCGCATATTCGTAGATATTCATTGTATCCCTTATGATGTCCTAATGAAGATATTGTATAAAAATTTAGTGATAAATCTCTTGAAAGCGCTAAACAGAACTCTCCAAAATCAGTAATAAAACGACAAAAAAGTGGAAAATAGAACCGCCTAAGACGAAAAAATGCCAAATGGTATGACTGTACGCAAGGCTTTTCCAAACATAAAAGATGATTCCTACCGTGTAGGTCAATCCTCCAGCTAAAAGCAAAGATAATGGCAATAATGTCAGATTTTCAATCAATGGATTGATAGCAAAAACAACCATCCATCCCATTAAGGCGTATAAGGCTAAAGAGAGCTTATGAAAGCGTTGTGGATAGATAATCTTAAGACTAATTCCAAAAGCGGCGATTGTCCATGCAATGCTAAAAAGTATCCATCCCACAACACCTTTGATACCCAAAAGTGACACAGGTGTGTATGTACCAGCGATAAGAACATAAATTGCGCTATGGTCGACTTGTCGTAAAATGGACTTTACATTAGGAATGCGAATGGCATGATACAGTGTCGATGCACCATACATGACGATAAGCGACAATCCAAAAACGAGGGCGCTTGCGATTTTTGCACCATCGCCACTTTGTCCCGCAAAAACACACAGCAGTGTTAATGCGCTTACACTGAGTAAAAGTCCAATTCCATGAGTAATGCTATGCCAAATCTCTTCGATCAAAGAGTAAGAAGTTGTTGTTTCGATGGTGTCTCCTTTCTTAAAAATTTTAAGAGCAACGTACCTATTATACTGTGATTTTTGTAATATCGTTTCTAAATTGATCTATTCAAACAATTTTTTTTGGAGTATAGTCTAAGGCGTTTATCGCTACAATTTCTCAATCTTTTGTATCCTAAAAGGAGATTGTAATGCTCGAATTTCAAACGATTGTGATGTTTGTGACCGCTTCAACGCTTTTGGCACTTGCCCCTGGTCCTGATATCCTTTTTGTCTTAACCCAATCTATGGCAAAAGGTAGCCGTTCAGGTATCGTGATTGCTCTTGGATTATGCAGTGGACTCATTTTTCATACAACAGCTGTTGCACTGGGTGTTGCTGTCATTTTTCAGACGTCAGCGGTAGCATTTACCATCTTAAAATTTGTAGGAGCAGCCTACCTTTTATACCTTGCTTTCATGGCATTCAAAGATGCGAGTAAGAGTAAATTAGAGAGCGATAAAACACCTATTAGCCTCAAAGCGCTTTACAGACGCGGTATTTTTATGAACATTACCAATCCTAAAGTATCTATCTTCTTTTTGGCTTTTCTGCCTCAATTCACCAATCCCGAAATAGGAAATGTTACAGGACAGATTTTTCTTTTAGGCGCATTGTTTATGCTAAGTGCGTTTACTGTTTTTACACTTGTCTCTTTGTTGGCTGGTCGTGTCGGTGCGTGGTTTTCTAAAACACAAAATGGTGAAAAAATTCTCAACCGTGTTGCGGGAACTGTTTTTGCGGCTTTAGCCATTAAATTAGCCCTCGCATCACGATAGGGCTTATCATGAAAAAATCTCAACTTCTCGCGATCATCCTTGCACTTTTTTTCGGAGTGTTACTTATTGAAATCATTTTGAAAAATATTTTAGGCTCATAGAAAATATCATACAGTTGTTCGTCGTAGCTGTTACGATAAGGTAAAAAGAAGTCTAATGGGAGTCTGTATGAAAATAGGTCTTTTTATCCCCTGTTTTATGAATGAGTTATATCCTGAAGCCTCTATGGCAACGCTTAAAGTGCTAGAGAATTTAGGATTGGATGTGGAGTATCCACTAGAGCAAACCTGTTGTGGACAAGCACAAGCCAATACGGGCTGTGCTAAAGAAGCAGGTGTTTTAGCTGAACGTTTCTTCAAAATCTTTAAAGATTATGATTATATCGTTGCTCCGAGTGGAAGCTGCGTAAGTATGGTACGTCACAATTATGCACAATTTTTAGAGGGCCGTGATGGTTTTGAGCGTATGCGAAGTCATACCTATGAGCTTGTCGAATTTTTGCATGATGTGATCAAACCAACCTCTATGAATGCTACATTTAAACACAAAGTTGGAATTCATAACAGCTGTCATGCTCATAGAGAACTTGGTATGGCAAGTATGAGTGAGAAAAATGTACCCGAATTTTCAAAAATCAAAAATTTACTGGACAAAGTAGAAGGCATTAGTTACTCTGAACTCACGCGCAAAGATGAATGTTGTGGTTTTGGCGGAACATTTGCCATTACAGAAGAAGCAATGAGTGTAGCGATGGGACGAGCGCGCTTGCAAGACCATCTTGATGCAGGCAGTGAATACATCACCGGTGTTGATATGTCATGCTTGATGCATATGC includes the following:
- a CDS encoding methyl-accepting chemotaxis protein, yielding MSFKAKIILTISVLMFLSLSIFSMVSYMDTKKNSIIQIENSLKMASRALTDYIDVWSAGKKSGMESSARTLSDISTMDEAEVRAKLQETTKTLGGFDTTVGLETGKAITGTGTPLPAGYDPRVRGWYKTVKASGKVGVTDAYVDATTNKLIVSFMAPIIKNGTFLGAVVMDIALDTLVKATADVNFNGGYGVLFDTKQVIIAHPNKDLLGKELPSILPELSKKLEGKKDGLIEYTYNNDQKVFAFKVSSETGWTPSITFDKDVAYSFLSAQMKQLILVGFVMLILSIGVMIVLIKALLKPLDNLNGVVQELSSSEGDLRQRLSVASNDEFAQVSRNINKFIEKLHEIVKKSKTISNENASISEELSRTASEVVRNVDTESKIVESTKEEGIALVKSIETSVVKAKDSQKALSATQKDISDVKAKVEQLEYTMQATAAKEQNLAERLNTVSHNANEVKDVLNIIRDIADQTNLLALNAAIEAARAGEHGRGFAVVADEVRKLAERTQKSLVEIDATINVVVQSIMDANTDIAANAGEVNALASISIELQDGMNSVETIIHKTIDESHHTVNDFIDTASKIKKIVDEIEKINTISKENVGSIDNVSQASEHLHVMTENLNNELGKFKS
- the thiE gene encoding thiamine phosphate synthase; this encodes MLNKELLSGLYVLTDATLTPEETMLDQIERVLKCGVNVIQYRDKYASEEEAEKQCLRLQALCDYYEAIFIIDDRLELAHRINADGLHIGEDDVTYEEARALLGNEKIIGVSCYGNIERAQKYANLGADYVAFGSFFPSPTKPHAKVVEPEILKIAKEKLNVPICAIGGINEENITLLSRYNIEMYSLISAVYKDDAIEENLKKLHAKI
- a CDS encoding acyltransferase, whose product is MVIEKFDVSITNASKGMALMLILWHHLFYEKPESGFIVFQTALLAKVCVGIYVVLSGYGLAESIKKKGLELGAFYKRRLLKLYMNYWLIALIFVPFGAWFMDRTLSSVYGEHVFQGFIIQMLGLHMFTWVSYGYNATWWFMSLIIVLYAIFPFVYTLTKKFHLWFLAFTAVLLFVPIPLVNDWIFPFSVGVYLSQKDGFVKMLIWFDKQGRWRFLTLAIFTAFVAWYRQNGWYFDSIRADTFFAILLILWTTELVVFSSWAKRAFEFVGIHSFNIFLFHTFIYYYYFPEFIYKFHNPVLIFAVLLGVCLLVSVGIESFKKKIGFDKLI
- a CDS encoding ferritin family protein, which gives rise to MNVYEYAMKVEKDGEKYYRDLASKTEDPGVKSILTMLADEEVKHYVVFEKMSKNQIIPTQSSVDIFKNTKNIFEKMQKENQLPNFSQDQIEFYKNALRSEENSYKFYTEKALMLEEGEQKQAFLRIAEEERAHYVLLENVIEYISTPQTWVESAEFNHLSEKFVQKTTL
- a CDS encoding ferritin family protein: MNIYEYAMKLEKDGERFYRELAEKIEDKGIKSIFIMLAEEEIKHYIIFEKMNKQQSFTTQHSTHLIKHTLALFRKMREENPHFSFSRSYIESFRSALRTEENSYKFYMEKGNMLEDGKQKEAFLRIAEEEREHMILLQNLLTFAMDPVTWIENHELKMPL
- a CDS encoding hemolysin III family protein: MIEEIWHSITHGIGLLLSVSALTLLCVFAGQSGDGAKIASALVFGLSLIVMYGASTLYHAIRIPNVKSILRQVDHSAIYVLIAGTYTPVSLLGIKGVVGWILFSIAWTIAAFGISLKIIYPQRFHKLSLALYALMGWMVVFAINPLIENLTLLPLSLLLAGGLTYTVGIIFYVWKSLAYSHTIWHFFVLGGSIFHFFVVLLLILESSV
- a CDS encoding LysE family translocator: MLEFQTIVMFVTASTLLALAPGPDILFVLTQSMAKGSRSGIVIALGLCSGLIFHTTAVALGVAVIFQTSAVAFTILKFVGAAYLLYLAFMAFKDASKSKLESDKTPISLKALYRRGIFMNITNPKVSIFFLAFLPQFTNPEIGNVTGQIFLLGALFMLSAFTVFTLVSLLAGRVGAWFSKTQNGEKILNRVAGTVFAALAIKLALASR
- a CDS encoding (Fe-S)-binding protein; its protein translation is MKIGLFIPCFMNELYPEASMATLKVLENLGLDVEYPLEQTCCGQAQANTGCAKEAGVLAERFFKIFKDYDYIVAPSGSCVSMVRHNYAQFLEGRDGFERMRSHTYELVEFLHDVIKPTSMNATFKHKVGIHNSCHAHRELGMASMSEKNVPEFSKIKNLLDKVEGISYSELTRKDECCGFGGTFAITEEAMSVAMGRARLQDHLDAGSEYITGVDMSCLMHMQGVIDREKLPLKTIYIAQILAGDVK